One Cyanobacteria bacterium GSL.Bin1 genomic window carries:
- the nth gene encoding endonuclease III: MGLSQQERALALLARLTQLYPDATCTLDYETPVQLLVATILSAQCTDERVNKVTPELFARFPDARAIAQAPRSEIESLIRSTGFYRNKAKNIQAACEMIVSDFGGNVPDTMEEILKLPGVARKTGNVVLAHVYGVNAGVTVDTHVKRLSLRLGLTEHTDPKRIEKDLMALLPQPDWENWSIRLIYHGRAVCKARQPLCESCSLADLCPFPSGNSN, from the coding sequence ATGGGATTGTCGCAGCAGGAACGGGCGTTAGCATTACTCGCCCGTCTCACACAGTTGTATCCGGATGCAACTTGTACCCTTGATTATGAAACGCCAGTGCAGTTGCTAGTGGCAACTATCTTATCGGCGCAGTGTACGGATGAACGGGTGAATAAAGTGACGCCAGAGTTGTTTGCCCGTTTTCCCGATGCCCGCGCGATCGCGCAAGCCCCTCGCAGCGAAATTGAAAGTCTGATTCGTTCGACTGGCTTCTATCGCAATAAAGCGAAAAATATTCAAGCGGCTTGTGAAATGATTGTCTCTGACTTCGGGGGGAACGTTCCAGACACAATGGAAGAGATTCTCAAGCTACCGGGAGTCGCTAGAAAAACAGGGAATGTGGTGTTAGCCCATGTTTATGGGGTGAATGCGGGCGTGACTGTTGATACCCATGTTAAACGGCTTTCTTTGCGGTTGGGATTAACCGAACATACTGATCCCAAACGGATTGAGAAAGATTTGATGGCATTACTACCGCAACCGGACTGGGAAAATTGGTCAATTCGCTTAATTTATCATGGTCGCGCTGTGTGCAAAGCCAGACAACCTTTATGTGAATCGTGTTCTCTGGCTGATCTTTGTCCATTTCCCAGTGGCAATAGCAATTAA
- the rsmI gene encoding 16S rRNA (cytidine(1402)-2'-O)-methyltransferase: MAGTLYLVGTPIGNLEDMTFRAINTLKTVDLIAAEDTRHTGRLLQYYDIVTPQISYHEHNRKQREPELIQQLEKGTSIALVTDAGMPGISDPGYDLVRACVEAKIAVVPIPGVTAAITALAVSGLPTNRFVFEGFLPVKGKARQEGLSRLQQETRTIVLYESPHKLKQTLQDLAQSLGRDRAIMLGRELTKFYEDVQYATLEEALDFYTKQVPKGEYTLVIAGKEETAEMNLSVEEIRTELKQLLAQGVTRSQASRQLAAITPLSRQEIYQLSIDLE; encoded by the coding sequence ATGGCAGGGACGCTTTATTTAGTCGGAACACCAATTGGTAACTTAGAAGATATGACCTTCCGAGCAATCAATACCCTGAAAACAGTTGATTTGATTGCGGCTGAAGATACCCGCCATACGGGAAGATTGTTACAATACTATGACATTGTAACGCCACAAATTAGCTATCACGAACATAATCGCAAGCAACGAGAACCAGAACTGATCCAGCAGCTAGAAAAAGGAACCAGCATTGCGCTTGTCACCGATGCGGGAATGCCAGGCATTTCTGATCCAGGATATGATTTAGTGAGAGCCTGTGTGGAAGCAAAGATTGCAGTTGTTCCCATTCCTGGCGTAACTGCTGCCATTACTGCCCTTGCTGTTTCGGGACTGCCAACGAACCGTTTTGTGTTTGAGGGATTTCTGCCGGTAAAAGGGAAAGCCAGACAAGAGGGTCTCAGTAGGCTTCAGCAGGAAACGCGAACGATTGTTTTATATGAATCCCCCCATAAACTGAAACAAACCTTGCAAGATTTAGCTCAATCTTTGGGGCGCGATCGCGCTATTATGCTGGGGCGGGAGTTAACGAAATTCTATGAAGATGTTCAGTATGCAACGCTAGAAGAGGCGCTTGACTTCTATACCAAGCAAGTTCCAAAAGGAGAATATACGCTTGTGATTGCGGGTAAAGAAGAAACAGCGGAAATGAATCTGTCTGTGGAGGAAATTAGAACGGAATTAAAGCAACTTTTAGCCCAAGGAGTGACGCGATCGCAAGCGAGTCGGCAATTAGCTGCAATCACGCCTTTATCTCGTCAAGAAATTTATCAGCTTTCGATTGACTTAGAGTGA
- the hemB gene encoding porphobilinogen synthase produces the protein MTSSLTPDIKTNQSLSLPRRPRRLRRNAALRKMVQEAHLYVEDLIYPLFVMEGENSRVEVPSMPGSYRYTLDLLLAEVKEASKLGICAIALFPALPESKKDATGTESYNPNGLIQRTIRAIKETVPEMIVITDVALDPFSDQGHDGIVSETGEILNDETVEVLVKMAVSQAAAGADMVAPSDMMDGRVGAIRQGLDNAGYTNVGILAYSAKYASAYYGPFRDALDSAPKFGDKKTYQMDAANAREAITEVELDVQEGADMVMVKPALAYLDIIHLVRQNTNLPVAAYNVSGEYAMIKAAAEKGWIDEEKIVMETLTSMKRAGADLILTYFAKQVAQLLAQK, from the coding sequence ATGACCTCTTCTTTAACACCCGATATCAAAACGAACCAATCGCTTTCGCTTCCTCGTCGCCCCCGTCGCTTACGCCGTAACGCTGCCTTACGGAAAATGGTGCAGGAAGCCCATTTGTATGTGGAAGATTTAATTTATCCGCTGTTTGTCATGGAAGGGGAAAATAGCCGCGTCGAAGTGCCTTCTATGCCCGGCAGCTATCGCTACACCCTGGATTTATTACTGGCTGAAGTCAAAGAAGCGTCAAAATTAGGGATTTGCGCGATCGCGCTCTTTCCTGCGCTACCGGAATCTAAAAAAGATGCCACGGGTACCGAAAGCTATAATCCCAATGGATTAATCCAACGAACCATCCGTGCGATTAAAGAAACGGTTCCGGAAATGATTGTCATTACCGATGTTGCCCTCGATCCTTTCTCGGATCAAGGACATGATGGCATTGTCAGTGAAACCGGAGAAATTCTTAATGATGAAACCGTAGAAGTGCTCGTGAAAATGGCTGTTTCTCAAGCGGCTGCGGGTGCAGATATGGTTGCCCCCTCCGATATGATGGATGGTCGGGTCGGTGCCATTCGCCAAGGCTTAGATAACGCGGGTTATACGAATGTGGGCATTCTGGCTTACTCGGCCAAATACGCCTCTGCCTATTATGGTCCTTTCCGGGATGCCCTGGATTCTGCCCCGAAATTTGGCGATAAGAAAACCTATCAAATGGATGCGGCAAATGCCCGCGAAGCCATCACAGAAGTAGAACTCGATGTGCAAGAAGGGGCAGATATGGTGATGGTTAAACCTGCCCTCGCCTACCTCGATATTATTCATTTAGTTCGTCAAAATACGAATCTGCCTGTGGCTGCTTATAACGTCAGCGGAGAATATGCCATGATTAAAGCTGCTGCGGAAAAAGGCTGGATTGATGAGGAAAAAATTGTCATGGAAACCCTGACCAGCATGAAACGGGCAGGTGCTGATTTAATTCTGACCTACTTTGCGAAACAGGTAGCGCAATTGTTAGCTCAAAAATAG
- the rseP gene encoding RIP metalloprotease RseP, whose protein sequence is MSVLAAIAVLAVLIIVHELGHFTAARVQGIHVNRFSIGFGPILWKYQGSEVEYGIRAFPLGGFVGFPDDDPDSEIPQDDPNLLKNRPLGDRAIVISAGVIANFIFAYFLLVTQSAFVGIPEPQFEPGIKVPEIVNQENSPAKEAGLKAGDLILAVDSQSLGEGQPAIQTLQTEIQNSVNEPLSLTVKREGETLDLLVTPQAGDDGKGKIGVLLSPNGEVIRKRPDNLIEPFTQGAQEYQRIFSLTFQGLGQLISNFQESAEQVAGPVAIVAVGADIASSDASSLYQFAALISINLGIINILPLPVLDGGQLVFLLLEGVRGKPLPSKVQDGIMQTGVVVLLGLAIFLVIRDTANLAVVQELFQ, encoded by the coding sequence ATGTCAGTTTTGGCAGCGATCGCGGTTTTGGCGGTTTTAATTATCGTCCACGAACTGGGGCACTTTACCGCAGCCCGAGTGCAAGGGATTCATGTTAACCGATTTTCCATCGGGTTTGGTCCGATTTTATGGAAATATCAAGGGTCCGAAGTGGAATATGGCATCCGTGCCTTTCCCTTAGGCGGATTTGTGGGCTTTCCCGATGATGATCCCGATAGCGAAATTCCCCAAGATGATCCGAATTTATTAAAAAATCGTCCCCTCGGCGATCGCGCCATTGTGATTAGTGCTGGGGTGATTGCAAACTTTATTTTTGCTTATTTCCTCCTCGTCACCCAATCGGCTTTTGTAGGGATTCCCGAACCCCAATTTGAACCCGGCATTAAAGTTCCTGAAATTGTTAATCAAGAAAATTCTCCAGCCAAAGAAGCTGGATTAAAAGCGGGAGATTTGATTCTCGCGGTGGATTCCCAATCCCTTGGCGAAGGGCAACCGGCTATCCAAACCTTACAAACAGAAATTCAAAATTCTGTTAACGAACCGTTAAGTTTAACCGTTAAACGAGAAGGCGAAACCCTAGACTTATTGGTCACCCCTCAAGCTGGAGATGATGGAAAAGGAAAAATTGGTGTTTTACTCTCTCCCAATGGGGAAGTGATTCGCAAACGCCCGGATAATCTGATTGAACCGTTTACTCAAGGGGCACAAGAATATCAACGGATTTTTAGCCTCACCTTCCAAGGCTTAGGACAACTGATTAGTAACTTCCAAGAATCTGCTGAACAAGTGGCTGGTCCGGTCGCGATCGTTGCGGTTGGTGCTGATATTGCCAGTTCCGACGCGAGCAGTCTCTATCAATTTGCAGCGTTAATCAGCATCAACTTAGGCATTATTAACATCCTACCCTTACCGGTTTTAGATGGCGGTCAATTGGTCTTCTTGCTTTTAGAAGGAGTTCGCGGGAAACCCTTACCCAGCAAAGTGCAAGATGGCATCATGCAAACCGGTGTCGTCGTTTTACTCGGTTTAGCAATTTTCCTTGTTATTCGTGATACCGCCAACTTAGCTGTGGTTCAGGAACTGTTCCAATAA
- the rpsN gene encoding 30S ribosomal protein S14 encodes MAKKGMIEREKKRQKLVDKYAEKRAELKEKIRTAESPRERFQLQRELQRLPRSSSRTRLHNRCNVTGRPRGYYRDFGLSRNVFREWAHKGYLPGVVKSSW; translated from the coding sequence ATGGCAAAAAAAGGAATGATTGAGCGTGAAAAAAAGCGCCAAAAATTAGTGGATAAGTACGCTGAAAAACGAGCGGAATTAAAAGAGAAAATTAGAACAGCTGAGTCTCCTAGAGAACGATTTCAACTGCAACGCGAACTGCAACGTCTTCCTCGTAGCAGTTCCCGCACTCGTCTCCATAATCGTTGTAATGTAACCGGTCGTCCGCGCGGTTATTATCGTGATTTTGGACTCTCTCGCAATGTTTTCCGGGAATGGGCGCACAAAGGCTATTTGCCCGGTGTGGTTAAATCAAGCTGGTAA
- a CDS encoding HAD hydrolase family protein: MDKLTNLSNKVSQNVRLIATDFDGTVTEKGQLTGNAIEAFSQLQQVGIAVVIVTGRSAGWVNGLRHYLPVAGAIAENGGVYHSQPDTPPDFLVSLPSLTQHRQNLAQVFQTLQMSFPDLQEATDNPFRFTDWTFDVAGLSDADLMQLKQQCQKQGYSFTYSSVQCHIKPQGQDKATGLKTVIAKYFPNLTPAEILTIGDSPNDESLFNRDLFPLSVGVANIEHYTEQLMHTPQYLTEAAEGKGFCELVNYLINH, translated from the coding sequence ATGGATAAACTTACTAATCTCAGCAATAAAGTTAGCCAGAATGTCCGACTCATTGCCACGGATTTTGATGGCACCGTTACGGAAAAGGGTCAGTTGACAGGGAATGCAATTGAGGCATTCTCCCAGTTACAGCAAGTAGGTATCGCTGTGGTGATTGTTACCGGACGGTCTGCCGGTTGGGTTAATGGGTTGCGCCACTATTTGCCCGTTGCCGGCGCGATCGCGGAAAATGGTGGGGTCTATCATTCTCAACCCGATACCCCCCCTGATTTTCTGGTTTCTCTGCCATCTCTAACACAACATCGCCAGAATCTCGCCCAAGTCTTCCAAACCTTACAGATGAGTTTTCCTGATCTGCAAGAAGCAACAGACAATCCATTTCGTTTTACTGACTGGACATTTGATGTCGCGGGATTATCAGATGCTGATTTAATGCAACTGAAACAACAATGTCAGAAACAGGGATATAGCTTTACTTATAGCAGTGTGCAGTGTCATATCAAACCCCAAGGGCAAGATAAAGCAACCGGCTTAAAAACGGTGATCGCCAAATATTTCCCCAATTTAACTCCAGCCGAAATTTTAACGATTGGTGACAGTCCCAATGATGAGTCTTTATTTAATCGAGATCTCTTTCCGCTTTCTGTCGGGGTGGCTAATATTGAACATTACACCGAACAATTAATGCATACGCCCCAATACCTTACAGAAGCAGCCGAAGGAAAAGGCTTCTGCGAATTGGTAAATTATCTGATTAATCATTAG
- a CDS encoding regulatory protein RecX — MNCQTYLLQLLSRREYTQEELRKKALTKGFEETEITETLQHLQEISVQSDAGVAENLILGYQGKYGKRKIKQKSQEKGIRDDLFERMWEQLADQRETEDLSNLKAKVMRKYQLNQFSDLDPKTKRKVCNFLQYRGFNPFQLLQQWQTEEG, encoded by the coding sequence ATGAATTGTCAGACTTATTTGTTGCAACTGCTTTCTCGTCGTGAATATACTCAGGAAGAACTCCGTAAAAAAGCCTTGACAAAAGGGTTTGAGGAAACAGAAATTACAGAAACGCTGCAACATTTACAGGAAATTAGTGTCCAATCGGATGCTGGCGTTGCTGAAAATTTAATCTTGGGATATCAAGGAAAGTACGGAAAACGAAAAATCAAGCAGAAATCTCAAGAGAAAGGAATTCGTGACGATTTGTTTGAACGAATGTGGGAACAGTTAGCGGATCAGCGAGAGACAGAAGATTTATCAAATCTGAAAGCAAAGGTCATGCGAAAATATCAGCTCAACCAATTTTCTGATCTCGATCCCAAAACCAAGCGCAAAGTCTGTAATTTTCTGCAATATCGGGGGTTTAATCCATTTCAGTTGCTTCAGCAGTGGCAAACCGAAGAAGGGTAA
- a CDS encoding acyl-CoA desaturase, with product MQQYSRLTIISYVLGPILIIVNHIGALLVFSTGLSWGALLWIVLLYLIRMLATTSIYHRLLTHKSYHAPAPILWFGSIIAAAAGQMGPSWWKAHHLAHHQYVDRDFDPHSPHTPNQGFAGFCWSQWGWLLSPRFFPEKLPQDVEGDLVLKLIDRWHFIPVLALAGISYGIGGMEYLGAFFLSTTLLFHGVQTTNSLCHLVGNQPFLTDDCSRNNGFVAFLTLGEGWHNLHHAFQASSRQGITIREGKVIYLVDPTFRFIKLLECFNLASKLKIPSEKNLLMRAQDKSYSH from the coding sequence ATGCAGCAATATTCCCGACTCACCATTATTTCTTATGTACTCGGTCCCATACTGATTATTGTTAATCATATTGGAGCTTTGCTGGTGTTCAGCACTGGCTTATCGTGGGGGGCACTCCTCTGGATAGTCCTGTTATATCTCATTCGGATGTTGGCAACCACGAGCATTTATCATCGCTTACTCACGCACAAAAGTTATCATGCTCCAGCGCCTATTCTTTGGTTCGGTAGTATAATTGCTGCGGCGGCAGGGCAAATGGGTCCCAGTTGGTGGAAAGCTCACCATCTTGCTCATCATCAATACGTTGATCGCGATTTTGACCCCCATTCCCCTCATACCCCAAATCAAGGATTCGCTGGATTTTGTTGGTCGCAATGGGGTTGGCTATTATCTCCCCGGTTCTTCCCAGAAAAGTTACCGCAAGATGTGGAAGGAGATTTAGTTTTAAAGTTAATTGATCGTTGGCATTTTATCCCTGTACTTGCCCTAGCAGGGATTTCTTACGGAATCGGAGGGATGGAATATCTCGGGGCGTTTTTTCTGAGCACTACTTTACTCTTTCACGGCGTACAAACCACTAACTCCCTCTGCCATCTAGTCGGCAACCAACCTTTTCTCACGGATGATTGCAGTCGCAATAATGGCTTTGTCGCTTTTTTGACCCTCGGTGAAGGCTGGCACAATCTCCATCATGCGTTTCAAGCTTCTAGTCGCCAGGGAATCACGATTCGTGAGGGGAAAGTGATTTATTTGGTTGATCCGACTTTTCGCTTCATTAAATTGCTCGAATGCTTCAACTTAGCATCAAAGTTAAAGATTCCCTCAGAAAAGAATCTGTTAATGCGGGCTCAGGACAAAAGCTATTCGCATTGA
- the larE gene encoding ATP-dependent sacrificial sulfur transferase LarE, whose translation MDQLKQLQGLFQEMEQALIAYSGGIDSTLVAKVAYDVLGDKALAVTAVSPSLLPEELDDAQSQAQTIGIPHELVETQEMENPNYTSNPVNRCYFCKSELHDTLKPLALARGYPYVVDGVNADDLQDYRPGIQAAKERGARSPLAEVGITKADVRRLTQELGLPWWDKPSQPCLSSRFPYGEEITVAKLQRVGRAEVYLRQQGWNQIRVRSAGDTARIELPPDQIQDFVMQMDLPQLTQKFQELGFLFVTLDLEGYQSGKLNRVLEQTNTSAVISSL comes from the coding sequence ATGGATCAACTCAAGCAACTGCAAGGCTTATTCCAAGAGATGGAACAGGCATTAATCGCTTATTCGGGAGGGATTGATAGCACGTTGGTGGCAAAAGTCGCTTATGATGTGCTGGGCGACAAGGCACTAGCCGTGACTGCCGTTTCCCCTTCCCTGCTGCCAGAGGAATTAGACGACGCTCAAAGCCAAGCCCAAACGATTGGGATTCCCCATGAGTTAGTGGAAACCCAGGAAATGGAAAATCCTAACTATACCTCGAATCCGGTGAACCGCTGCTACTTTTGTAAAAGTGAACTGCACGATACCCTCAAGCCCCTCGCCCTTGCTAGAGGATATCCTTATGTAGTGGATGGGGTCAATGCCGACGATTTACAAGACTATCGCCCCGGTATTCAAGCAGCCAAAGAACGGGGGGCGCGATCGCCGCTGGCGGAAGTTGGCATTACGAAAGCAGACGTAAGACGATTAACGCAAGAGCTAGGGCTACCGTGGTGGGATAAGCCCTCACAACCCTGTTTAAGTTCTCGCTTTCCCTATGGTGAAGAAATTACAGTCGCCAAACTGCAACGAGTGGGAAGAGCAGAGGTTTATTTACGTCAACAAGGTTGGAATCAGATTCGCGTGCGATCCGCTGGCGATACTGCCCGAATTGAACTGCCTCCTGACCAAATTCAAGACTTTGTCATGCAAATGGACTTGCCGCAATTAACCCAAAAGTTTCAGGAATTAGGCTTTCTTTTTGTCACCTTAGATTTAGAAGGTTATCAAAGTGGCAAGCTGAATCGGGTTTTAGAACAAACCAACACATCTGCTGTCATTTCGTCTCTGTAA
- a CDS encoding ABC transporter permease subunit produces MFLGRVGAIAANGFREVIRDRILYFIGFFALLMVIALRLLPQISVGADEKILLDLSLGGIGLLSAVVAIFVGTGLINKEIEKRTVLVLIPKPITRAELMIGKHLGLSAVLVVLVAVMGVIGFGLLSLNGISYPPGAIALSLLYLIIELSLLVAVALLFGVFTSSILATLLSFGVYLVGHFSRDLLELGNLSDNASVKTFTQTLYLILPDLSRLNFRNEAVYGLLPNVGDLLSNALYGILYTILLLAVATLIFSRRQF; encoded by the coding sequence ATGTTTTTAGGTCGAGTGGGCGCGATCGCTGCCAATGGATTTCGGGAAGTGATTCGCGATCGGATTTTATACTTTATTGGTTTCTTCGCCTTATTAATGGTCATCGCCCTGCGTTTACTCCCCCAAATTTCGGTGGGCGCTGATGAAAAAATCCTCCTTGATTTGAGTTTAGGAGGGATTGGTTTACTCAGTGCAGTGGTCGCCATTTTTGTGGGAACTGGCTTAATTAATAAGGAAATTGAAAAACGGACAGTACTGGTTTTAATTCCGAAACCGATTACTCGGGCAGAATTAATGATTGGCAAGCATCTGGGCTTATCCGCTGTACTGGTGGTTTTAGTGGCGGTGATGGGAGTGATTGGCTTTGGTTTACTGAGCTTAAATGGTATCAGTTATCCTCCCGGCGCGATCGCGCTGTCTTTGCTTTATCTGATCATTGAACTCTCACTGCTGGTGGCAGTTGCTCTGCTGTTTGGGGTTTTCACCAGTTCAATTCTTGCCACTCTCCTCTCCTTTGGTGTTTACCTGGTGGGACATTTTAGCCGTGACTTACTTGAATTAGGCAACCTGAGCGATAATGCCAGTGTGAAAACCTTTACCCAGACACTGTATTTAATTCTCCCGGATTTATCTCGTCTCAACTTTCGGAATGAAGCGGTATATGGCTTATTGCCCAATGTGGGAGATTTACTTAGTAATGCCCTTTATGGGATTTTGTACACCATTTTGTTGCTGGCAGTGGCAACCCTCATTTTCTCGCGTCGTCAATTCTAG